GCAAACCGAAAAATGGGAAACTCCCCCTGCTTCAACAATTAAAGGTCTTGTTTGTCAACTGGAAATACCCTAAATTGGAATACGAAAAAAAGTAACTTAACAATACTAAATCATTAATTAAGATTAATTCCTCTAGGGAAAATTCGATTTTCTTAGCCCCTAATTTAGATAATATTATTTTATGAAAAAAGTTATTATTACTCATCCGATAGCATCTGCTACCATTGAAAAACTTAATTTAAAATCAATTCATGAAAAGTATAGTTTAGAAGATAAAAAAGCCTATTATCAAGAAATAAATAATCAAGCAATTTTATATGTACCAGATATTGGAGCAAAACAAATTCCCGATGAAGAAAATGATCCTAGTATTGATAGATTAGGTTATTTACTAACTCAATTTCAACCTGATATTTTAATCGTTGGTAGCAATGCTGTTCCTGCTTGGGTTCTAACTTCATGGCGCTCAGCAGTGGGTAATGAAAGAGAATTAATGGTAATTAGGAGAGGAGTTGACACAAGAGCGATCGCAGTTTTTACCGCCGAAAAATTAAATATAAAAGTGGGTAATTTACCCGGTATTAATTCCCCCTATGTTGCTCAACATATGCTCAAATATTTAGAACTATATAAAGCAGATAAAAATAAAAATAAAATAGCTATTATTGGAGTAGGAAATATTGGTAAAGTTATTGTTAATGAATCCCTAAAATATAATCTGAACACCCATATTTTTAGTCCCTCTTTAATCGATAAAAATAGGCAAAGTTTTTACTTACAAGAAAGAGGAATAAATCCAGCACAAGTAATTTGTGAAGATTCCCTAGTAAAAGTAATACATAATGCTACCCATGTTGCGATCGCAATTCCATGGAAAGATAAAGACGGAAAACCCCAAGCAGACTTAATCACAGCAAAAGAAATAGAAACCTTAACACAACCTTGCAAAATAGTTTCAGCATCTGTACCAAGAATCTTTAGTGAATCGGCTTTAAGACTTATGAATGAGTTAAGTCAACAAGGAAAGATGTTTGTCAGGATAGATACAGCCCAAAGACGAGCAGAGGAATTCAAGCCCTTATATCCTCATTTACAATTTGCCCATAATGAAGCATTTGCATCTCCTGAATGTCAGGAAGCATTAGATTTAGGTATGTTTGCCTTAATTGAACAACATTTCAGCAATAAATAACCTCAGTTCAGGGTTCGGAAAGAGGTGTCAGGTGACAGGTTTCAGGTGTTTTTTATTTTTAATTATCTTTGCTCCTCTCCCCTTTTAAGGGGAGACACAGAGGGGTTTCCCTATTGCCTATTGCTTTTTCTTAATTACTAATTACTAATTGTCTATTATTATCAGAAGTTTCTTCCTTATAAGCCAATCGAAGAAAAATAATTAAGGGTATAACTCCCAGTAAAATACCGAGGAAAATAGGAACATAAAACCCTGCTCCGATACTCATAATCATCGCAAAGCCAAAATTTCCTAAATATACAGCAGTAGGAATTGTTAAAGAAATTTTTTCCCACTGTAAGGGTTTAACTCGCCAAATTAAGGTTGCCACACTCATAAATATTGCTCCTGTGGCAAACCAACCGATAAAGTTTTGATAGGGCATTCCAAAAAATTCTCCCGGTTGATCCCATTGCCAAAATGGTACAGATGTTTGACTCATGGCAGGATCTAAAACAAAATCCCATGAGGTTAATAATAATGCACCAAATGCGATCGCACCTAAGTCTTTTAACCAATTAGGAATATCTAATCTATTCAAACCGACTCTGGTAATTAAATAGCTACTGAAACCGAGGTAAAACCAAGAAAGAGGAATAGTGAAAGGCACTAATCCAGCAATTTTATAACCTAATCCTGAAAGATAATGATATGCACCGAAGGGAAAACCCGTACTCGTACCTAATAACTCGCTGGTTAAAGAAATACTTAAGGCAGGAAGCATAAATCCTAACCAATGCCATAACCCTAATTGAGTATAAGCATAAACTGCGATCGCACTCCACCCTAAAATCATATAGATAACTCCGCCCCCAATCATAGACCAACTGAATGCAGATTGACCAATAGGGGGTAAATTAGCGATAAATTCAGGATGAGGCAAGACTAACAATAAACCAGCCAAACCAAAAGCCATGGCTACAATATGACCGATGAGAAAATAACCGGCTTTGGTCGTGAAAATTTCCCTCAAGTTGATTCCAAATATCATAGATATTGCTTAATTTTCCAAATTTTTATTCATTCTTAATATTTTATATTTTATTTTTAACTTTTATTAAGATATAGTTCAGGTTTTACTATTTCAAAACTTCAGATTTACAGGAGAAATAGGGTGTTGGGGTATTGGGGGTTAGTTAGGGTTCGGAGGTGTCAGGTGTCGGGTTTCAGGTGAGGAGGAGATGAGGGGATGGGGGGAGAGGTGGCAGGTATCAGGTGGCAGGTGTCAGGTTTAAGGGAGTAATGAGTAACCAGTAACGAGTAATTATCAACTATTCACTATTCACTATTCACTAATTACCTCTTGTGACACCATCAACAACAGAACGGACTCCGGTGCTACCTTCAAAAGACCCTGCATCACCTTCCCAATTAAAATCACTGATGCGCAGATTCACAGAACCTAATTCTAAAACAGGGTTGTAGCGTAAGATAATGTTATAAGTTCTACGGCTAAACTCTAAAAAGTAGTCGGTACTAATTTCTTGATTGGTTTTAACGTTGATAAAACTTTGAACTCCTGCTCGGATTGGTCCATATAATTGTTGAGTTAGTCCTAGGGATAACACTTGATCATCTGCGAAGCGATCAAAGAAAAAGGGAGATTGATCCCCTCTAATACCCTGACTAAAACTGACCTGAAATCCCGTGTAGTCAAAAAATAGATCAGAAAAATGACCGATTTGTCCTTGTAGTCCGACGGTTGCGGTTATACTGGGTTGGGTCTCACCATTACTGTAATAACTACCAACCCCTGTTAATCCTGTATTCAAACTAAGATATGGCACAACAGGAGTGGGAGTAAATTTTAACCCTTGATCTGGGGTGGGAGGCAATGCCTCTCCTGACCATAGTAAAAAATTACCAGTAACGATCGCAGCTCCTTGAAAACGGGTTAAAGTGGCACGGTTATTTTCTCTTTTGCTTCTTAGTAAATCTTCTCTATCGGTGTCAGCGTTGATGTTTTGAACAGAGGCTTGATAAACTAAACCAAAAGGACTATTGGCAATGGGAATATAAGGAGAGGTAAGGATTACTCCATAGCTTTGTTGTACTGTTTGGAAACCTAATGAACCGTTAAAGAGGCGATCGCGGTAATTGTATTGTAAGCTGAGGGTGTGAGGGGCGTTTAATTCTCCTAGTTTTTGATCTAACTGCACACTGGCACGCAGACGATTTTCAATATTATCTAAGTCTAAACCAGTAAAATTAAGAATTCCGTTAAGGCGGGTACGTTCAGCAAAATCCACCTCTAAATTTGCTACCAAACCGTAGCTACTGGGGTTAAATACGCCCCCATTTTCCTCAGAATCAATGGCATTATCATCAAAGAAAGAATCGGGGAAAAATGCCCTTTGTAGTAGAAGGCGAGGAGTTAAAGTAAAACGGGTTTTTTGATCACTATAAACCTCAAAATCTCTTTCTATATACAATCCCCCCAAATCTTCCCCATCAAATCCAATATTAAATAATCCGGGACGGCGATCGCGCCTATCGAAAACTAAACGATCTTGAAACAAAGGAATAGAAACGGTTTGGTCAAATACAAGCCGAGATTTAGTAGTTGTTAATTCATCCTGAAAAGGAGAAATACTTCTTAATCTTGCTGTATCTGCTCGAATTTCAAACTCTGGAGGAGAAAATGGATCATTGGTAATACGTATATTAGTGGCAAACCATCCCTCGTTATTAAAATCTACTTTCCCCGCCTGAAAACGAAAACGATTAATTTGCCCTCCACTGGAAGTTGAAGGTGCTCCCCCCGCCTGTTGCAATAAAGATAAATCTCTCACACTACCAACCACAAAACTATAACCTTCCGCCGATGTCACCCTTCTTAGGGGTTGATTAGCTTCTATTTGTTGAGAAAGAATTTGAGCATTAACAGGATTATTCCCCGTATCTCCCCGAAAATCTTGGGCTAGATTTGGTTGATATATCTCCCCTTGAGCATTAAATATTACCCCCTCATCCCTCACAAAATAATACTCGAAGCGATCGCCCCTTAAACTTTGCTCCCCCCTTTGTAAACTTACATTTCCCTCCGCTACAGCGATGCGATCGCGCAAATTCACAGAAACTAAATCAGCCCTCAACACCCCATTAGAAAAACGAATTACCACATTACCCCTAGCCTTAACAATTTCCTGTTGATCTAAATATTCCTGCTCATCTGCCAGAATTTCCACTACATTTAAAGAAGAGTTAACAACCTCTTGACCCTCTTGAGTATTTGGATTTTGCACCACAGAAAAACCTCTCCCCTTAGTGTTAAAATCATATTCCCGTGATGAGCCTTTACGACTGACAGTAATTAAACGCTTTACATCAGTGGCAAAACGAAAAGAAGAATTATCATCAAAACTAACCGTTGATTGTCCTAAACTATTTATCTTCAACGGTGTGCCTAAGCCATCCGCAGTTGTTTCCGGGGGATTTTCCACAGAAATAGGAATAGGAGAAATTTCTTCCCTTTGTACACGAGGGGAAAAAACAGAAGTATCTTTTTCAGCCAGAATAATCGAGGATGGATTCTGATTAACAATAGTAGTATTATTTTCCTGTATAGAACCATTATAGGGAGTAACTGCAATTAATGTACTACTAAGAATCGGAATCATTTTTTTTACTCTATAGTTGTAAAATAAGAATTATAACTTAGAAATAAACCCATAGAGATCCTAATTGAAAAGCCCATAAAGAACTTATCTTATTTTTACTTGTTAATATCGATAGATATTTTGATAACTTATTCAGCAGAATATTCACTACTAATCTAAGAAGGAGAGTCTTTTAACACATAACCAACTCCTCTGACAGTATGAATTAAACGAGGGGATTGATTGACTTCTAATTTGAGTCTTAATGCCCGAATATAAACCTCAATAATATTTGATTCTCCCATAAAGTCAAAATCCCAGACATTTTCGATAATTTGATTTCTACTTAATACTTGACGGGGATGTCTTAATAAATATTCTAATAGATCAAATTCTTTTGCCGTTAGTTCAATCGAATCCTTACTCCTGAATACTTCTCTAGTTAAGAGATTCAGTTTTAAGTCTGCAAATTGGAGAATTTCTGAGGTATCATTTACTTGACTACTACGCAGACGAGCATTAATTCTTGCCAACAATTCTTCAATACTAAAAGGTTTGGTTAAATAATCATCTGCACCAGAATTTAAGCCCAAAACTCGATCGGGAATTTCATCTCTGGCAGTTAATAATATAATAGGGATTTTAATACCCGTTTTGCGCAATCGCAAACAGACATCTAACCCGGAGATTCTCGGTAACATCCAATCAAGGATAATTAAATCAGGAGGAAATTCTCTCACTTTTTCTAAGGCTTCCATGCCATCATCAGCAGTCGCCACTTCATAGCCTTCTAATTTTAATTCAGTGACGATAAATTGAGATAGTCTTTGATCATCTTCCACTACAAGAATTGAATTAGTCATCTTATTCTCCCCATAAAGGTAAACTGATTGTAAAAACACTGCCTTCTTGAGGTTTCGATCGCACTTTTATTGTACCTTCCATTCCTTCAATCATACCCTTAGCAAGGGCTAATCCCAACCCTGTGCCATCCCGTGAGCGAGTCATACCATCATCTGCACGGTAAAATCTTTCAAAGATTCGTTGTTGGTGTGCTAAAGAAATACCGATACCGTAATCACGAATATGAATTAGGGCATTGGGAAAACACTTCTCTAAAATAATATCAATGGGTTGAGGGGGAGAAGAATATTTAAGGGCATTATCGACTAAATTAATTAAAACCTGTTGCAGACGATCTTGATCCGCACAGGTAATGACATCCTCATCAGTAATTATTAAATTGATGGTGCGATCGGTTACTTTTTGACTCATTTGGGCTACTTCTGTCACCAAAGTATTTAGCATCAAAGGTTGACAGTGAAAATGTAAATTACCACTATCTGCACGGGCTAAATCCAATAAATCTTCTAACATTCTAATAGTTCTTTCCGTTTCCGCCGTAGCAGTTTCTAAAGCCTGAATTTGATGGGTGCTTAAATTATCACTCCTGCGCAGTAAGCTTTGTAAATAACCTAAAACAATGGTTAAAGGAGTGCGTAACTCATGGGAAACATTACCAACGAATTGCCGTTGTTGCTCCCAAGAAGCAGAAAGACGAAATAACATCTCATTAAAGGCTTGTGCTAGTCCAATTATCTCTTGAGGTGCTTGATTTAGGGTTAATTTTGCCCCACTTAAATCATCTGCTTTGATAGTAGAGGCAACCCGACTCATTTTTTTTAAAGGTTTTAAACCAGTGCTAATAGTATATGATATGGCAATAACTAAAACTGTGACTGTAACAATACTAATAAAGAATAAGCGCCAGAGACTAAAGTTTAATTTTTGTTGATCAAGGGTTATATCCTGAGAAAGATAGAGTTTTCCCACCATATCCCCATTAACAATCAAAGGAGTACCACACAAGACAATATCACGCCCATTAAATCTAACAACTTGTGGTTTAGTTGGTATTTGTTGAGTATTTTCTACCGCTTGAAATTCTACCAGAGAATTATTAAGAGACGAAGATTGTCCTAATAGTTGTCCTTGGGGATTTTTTACCCATACCATTAAGTTTGATGTTTCTACCCGTGAAATGGCTTTTTCGATAACAGTTTCAAGGGATTCGGCTTCATTATAAACCTCTAATTGTTCTGGGAAACGCATTGCTATATATTCTAAGGTTTGTTTATGGGCGGCTACTAAATTCTGTTCCATTTGCCACCCTGCCCAAAAAGCCACACTTCCTAAACCTATCACCGATAATATCACTAATTCTAAGGTTAATTGAAATTGCAAAGATGAGGAGGGTATTTTTATTTTTTTTATGATTTTTTGTAGCTGTCTAATTAGTTTCATAATTTTAGTCTTTACATAGATACTTCTTTGCTTCCTTTAACCCAAAAACCACATATCGAAAAATACCTTTGCGTCTTTGCGGGAAAAATAGAAAAACAAGATTTTGGGGGAAATAAAAAACATTTGTACAGAAAATATCACCACATTTCATCATCTAATCCATCAGCAATTAACGCATCCCATAAATTATCAATTTCGTTATTAGCTTCCCTATAGGCATTTTCTAAATTTTTTTCATGGGGTAATATTAATTTTTTTTGCACGTCATCTGTATTAGAGTTATTAAAAGTTGATGGCGGTGTTTTCTCTGGCATTGAATTCAAATCGTCTGTCATAGTCTGTTTCTCCGTATAAGTTAAAACTGATAGTTGGTTGATTTCCCATCGCTTCGATATGATGGATAGCGTCTGCTGAAAAACAGAGAATATCTCCTTCGGTGAGGATTTTTTCCCCTACTTTTTCGATTTTGTCAGGTTGATTAGGTTGAGGATTCCTACGCCAAAAGGTGTTTTTTTCTTTGCCTTCTAATAATGCCACGATACCCCAACAGCCATGATTATGAATTGGTGACACCGTGCCTCCTGCCCATGCTACTAACTGCACGGTTAAGGGAAAGGAAGGCTCATCGTATAATGTCATTATCTCCCACCCTGTGTCTGGATTTGGTTCTAGCATGGATAAATATAACCAAGGGGATTCATTTAATAATTTTCTCATTAAAGGTGCGATCGCACCTAATCTTTTCTCGTCATCTTGGATTGTTTCGAGGATATCTTCTAAATCTGTCAAAAAACGATAAAGACGATACACAGAAGCAGTTTTAGAGGGTATAGAGAGAATTTTTAAAGGAAGGCACACCCCATTGTTATCCACTAACCAATCTTGCTTTTTCATATATAGAAAATAAATATATTTATAATTATTATAAGTAAGCAAAATGAGGGGAAAATAAAAACAAGATTAATCGTTTATGAATCCCGTAAAACAGGCATTTATAAATTCCTTAAAATAAGCATCTTGCCTGTAAAATCTAACAGCAAAAATCATCAACTATAGCAGTGACCAAGTTGTTTAGGACGCTTTGAGGATTCTTAACGTTCATTCAGAATGATAATCAGAGTTTTAAAAATGTTCTAATTAAAATTTATATAATCTGTATCTTAAATTCATGTTCTCCTCATCTTCATGGGTTTTAATCAAATTATTGTTAAAAATATCTATTAAATATTGATCGCAATGACAATAATAAGGGCTAAAGCCCTTACTACGAAACAGATAATACATAATTGATTAGTAAGAGAAAATGCTCCAGCCATCTCAAATATTGCAACAAAATTCCTTAAAAAATAAGCTCAAACCCCAAACTGCAACTCTTGTTTTAGTTAGTATCATTCTTTTATCCGCAATCATTGTCGCTTTATGGGCAACGGGAAATGGTGAAATCGCTACTATTTTTACCTATTTTAATTCTCTCCAAGAAAATCCACCGATGTGGTTAGAAACTCCCATGATTATGGGTAAATTTCTGTTAACTCCTACCATCGTGATGTTTTTATCTGTCTGGTTAATTACGGTTATTTCTCCTCAACCTCGTTTTTGGTCTAGGACATTCGTAATTCTGATATTATGGGGATTATTGATTCGTTATTTATTGTGGCGCTCTTTATCCAGTTTAAACCTTAGTGATCCATTAAATGGTACTTTTAGTTTACTTTTATTCTTTTTAGAATTATTAGTTTTATTTAGTAGTAGTTTACAATTACTTCTCATGCTTCGGGTTAAAAATCGCCGTCGAGAAGCAGATTTAGCTCAACAAAGTGCGATCGCACATCAATTTAAACCTACTGTTGATATTTTAATACCTACCTATGATGAATCTATCGAAATTTTACGACGAACATTAATTGGTTGTCAGGCGATAGATTATGAATTGAAAACTATTTATTTACTTGATGATACAAAAAGACCAGAAATAGCCAAATTAGCTCAAGAATTAGGTTGTGAGTATCGTACTCGTCCTAACAATCTTTATGCTAAAGCAGGAAATCTCAATTATGCAATCCCCCAGACAACGGGAGAATTTATCGTTGTTTTCGATGCTGATTTTATTCCCACCCGTAATTTTCTCCAACGCACCCTCGGCTTTTTTCAAGATTCCCAAGTTGCCCTTGTGCAAACACCCCAAAACTTCTATAATTTAGATCCGATCGCACGCAATCTTGGTTTAGAGAATGTATTAACCCCAGAAGAAGAAGTTTTTTACCGTCAGATTGAACCCATCAAAGACGGTGCGGGGAGTGTAGTTTGTTCAGGAACTTCTTTTGTGGTGCGGCGTAGAGCCTTAGAAGAAATAGGGGGATTTGTCACAGATTCTTTAAGTGAAGATTATTTTACAGGGGTTCGTCTTTCTGCTCAAGGTTATCGTTTAATATACTTAGATGAAAAACTAAGTGCAGGATTAGCCGCAGAAAATATTTCCGCCCATGCCACTCAGCGTTTACGTTGGGCAAGAGGAACACTACAAGCCTTTTTTATTGATTCTAATCCTTTAACCATTAAGGGATTAAGTTGGCTACAAAGATTGGCACATTTAGAAGGGTTATTGCACTGGTTTACCAGTATTTCTCAGGTTGTCTTTTTAATGATGCCTCTTGCCTATGGATTTTTAAATGTGATTCCCATTCGCGCTGATGTTTCAGATTTTCTTTATTTTTTCCTACCCTACTATATTACCCAAATTACCGTTTTCTCTTGGCTTAATCATCATTCTCGTTCAGCAATTTTATCCAATGTTTATGGTTTAGTTCTTGCTTTTCCCCTTGCTATTACCGTAATTCAAGTGATGTTGAATCCATTTTCTAAAGGTTTTAAAGTTACTCCTAAAGGAACGATACAAAATAAATATCATTTTAACTGGGGTTTAGCATTTCCGTTGTTAATCTTATTTATTCTT
This is a stretch of genomic DNA from Cyanobacterium aponinum PCC 10605. It encodes these proteins:
- a CDS encoding sensor histidine kinase — protein: MKLIRQLQKIIKKIKIPSSSLQFQLTLELVILSVIGLGSVAFWAGWQMEQNLVAAHKQTLEYIAMRFPEQLEVYNEAESLETVIEKAISRVETSNLMVWVKNPQGQLLGQSSSLNNSLVEFQAVENTQQIPTKPQVVRFNGRDIVLCGTPLIVNGDMVGKLYLSQDITLDQQKLNFSLWRLFFISIVTVTVLVIAISYTISTGLKPLKKMSRVASTIKADDLSGAKLTLNQAPQEIIGLAQAFNEMLFRLSASWEQQRQFVGNVSHELRTPLTIVLGYLQSLLRRSDNLSTHQIQALETATAETERTIRMLEDLLDLARADSGNLHFHCQPLMLNTLVTEVAQMSQKVTDRTINLIITDEDVITCADQDRLQQVLINLVDNALKYSSPPQPIDIILEKCFPNALIHIRDYGIGISLAHQQRIFERFYRADDGMTRSRDGTGLGLALAKGMIEGMEGTIKVRSKPQEGSVFTISLPLWGE
- a CDS encoding CopG family transcriptional regulator, whose product is MPEKTPPSTFNNSNTDDVQKKLILPHEKNLENAYREANNEIDNLWDALIADGLDDEMW
- the cruF gene encoding gamma-carotene 1'-hydroxylase CruF; amino-acid sequence: MIFGINLREIFTTKAGYFLIGHIVAMAFGLAGLLLVLPHPEFIANLPPIGQSAFSWSMIGGGVIYMILGWSAIAVYAYTQLGLWHWLGFMLPALSISLTSELLGTSTGFPFGAYHYLSGLGYKIAGLVPFTIPLSWFYLGFSSYLITRVGLNRLDIPNWLKDLGAIAFGALLLTSWDFVLDPAMSQTSVPFWQWDQPGEFFGMPYQNFIGWFATGAIFMSVATLIWRVKPLQWEKISLTIPTAVYLGNFGFAMIMSIGAGFYVPIFLGILLGVIPLIIFLRLAYKEETSDNNRQLVISN
- a CDS encoding response regulator transcription factor — its product is MTNSILVVEDDQRLSQFIVTELKLEGYEVATADDGMEALEKVREFPPDLIILDWMLPRISGLDVCLRLRKTGIKIPIILLTARDEIPDRVLGLNSGADDYLTKPFSIEELLARINARLRSSQVNDTSEILQFADLKLNLLTREVFRSKDSIELTAKEFDLLEYLLRHPRQVLSRNQIIENVWDFDFMGESNIIEVYIRALRLKLEVNQSPRLIHTVRGVGYVLKDSPS
- a CDS encoding DUF3769 domain-containing protein; its protein translation is MIPILSSTLIAVTPYNGSIQENNTTIVNQNPSSIILAEKDTSVFSPRVQREEISPIPISVENPPETTADGLGTPLKINSLGQSTVSFDDNSSFRFATDVKRLITVSRKGSSREYDFNTKGRGFSVVQNPNTQEGQEVVNSSLNVVEILADEQEYLDQQEIVKARGNVVIRFSNGVLRADLVSVNLRDRIAVAEGNVSLQRGEQSLRGDRFEYYFVRDEGVIFNAQGEIYQPNLAQDFRGDTGNNPVNAQILSQQIEANQPLRRVTSAEGYSFVVGSVRDLSLLQQAGGAPSTSSGGQINRFRFQAGKVDFNNEGWFATNIRITNDPFSPPEFEIRADTARLRSISPFQDELTTTKSRLVFDQTVSIPLFQDRLVFDRRDRRPGLFNIGFDGEDLGGLYIERDFEVYSDQKTRFTLTPRLLLQRAFFPDSFFDDNAIDSEENGGVFNPSSYGLVANLEVDFAERTRLNGILNFTGLDLDNIENRLRASVQLDQKLGELNAPHTLSLQYNYRDRLFNGSLGFQTVQQSYGVILTSPYIPIANSPFGLVYQASVQNINADTDREDLLRSKRENNRATLTRFQGAAIVTGNFLLWSGEALPPTPDQGLKFTPTPVVPYLSLNTGLTGVGSYYSNGETQPSITATVGLQGQIGHFSDLFFDYTGFQVSFSQGIRGDQSPFFFDRFADDQVLSLGLTQQLYGPIRAGVQSFINVKTNQEISTDYFLEFSRRTYNIILRYNPVLELGSVNLRISDFNWEGDAGSFEGSTGVRSVVDGVTRGN
- a CDS encoding glycosyltransferase family 2 protein produces the protein MLQPSQILQQNSLKNKLKPQTATLVLVSIILLSAIIVALWATGNGEIATIFTYFNSLQENPPMWLETPMIMGKFLLTPTIVMFLSVWLITVISPQPRFWSRTFVILILWGLLIRYLLWRSLSSLNLSDPLNGTFSLLLFFLELLVLFSSSLQLLLMLRVKNRRREADLAQQSAIAHQFKPTVDILIPTYDESIEILRRTLIGCQAIDYELKTIYLLDDTKRPEIAKLAQELGCEYRTRPNNLYAKAGNLNYAIPQTTGEFIVVFDADFIPTRNFLQRTLGFFQDSQVALVQTPQNFYNLDPIARNLGLENVLTPEEEVFYRQIEPIKDGAGSVVCSGTSFVVRRRALEEIGGFVTDSLSEDYFTGVRLSAQGYRLIYLDEKLSAGLAAENISAHATQRLRWARGTLQAFFIDSNPLTIKGLSWLQRLAHLEGLLHWFTSISQVVFLMMPLAYGFLNVIPIRADVSDFLYFFLPYYITQITVFSWLNHHSRSAILSNVYGLVLAFPLAITVIQVMLNPFSKGFKVTPKGTIQNKYHFNWGLAFPLLILFILNAVSLWLNLCICIIAEVNTPADLLYQYQGINLSWIWGIYNLIVLGVALLILIDVPNHSLYHWFQLRRVVKLTLESGQVFWGVTNNISEVGVEVALTQKEFPRISRGDALPLKIELQEESINLTGMVIHTEFDGEFPLVQICFEKMTLTQLRQLIILLYCRPGQWQSKKTPGEFQSIGLLLKTLIKPKFIFEREPKTNSLIVSQI